A portion of the Lolium rigidum isolate FL_2022 chromosome 1, APGP_CSIRO_Lrig_0.1, whole genome shotgun sequence genome contains these proteins:
- the LOC124682841 gene encoding afadin- and alpha-actinin-binding protein-like isoform X2, whose product MSVSSRFELRASSALHQPPPPVGMSGDGGTFADAGNLDHCAKYLNQTLVTFGFPASLDLFATDPVSIARTCNCMYALLQQRQRDIEFRESTNDLRQRMQSDISRLEAKIERMDAQLAAKDRELATLTRTEAKNTAALKAQIEKLQQERDEFQKMVIGNQQVRTQQIHETKKKEKEYIKLQEKLNQVLMEKKKESSRSGMEIMNLLQKEGRQRGTWTGKKNDNDYYKMIVDAYEVKKQELVQENADLRALLRSMQMDMREFLNAPNGSAQPAVSGNGRQESGSPQSPLGGKTDVFDLPFHMARDQIEESLRTKMASVKARMTQLQDAQKGAEVTSEVTERELELEAQLVEARSIIQEQATIMSKHFSKSDKPRRLSGLDAEREAIHSASADT is encoded by the exons ATGTCGGTCTCGTCGCGCTTCGAGCTCCgg GCATCCTCCGCCCTtcaccagccgccgccgcccgtcggCATGAG CGGCGATGGCGGGACGTTCGCCGACGCGGGCAACCTCGACCACTGCGCCAAGTACCTCAACCAGACGCTCGTCACCTTCGGCTTCCCGGCCTCGCTCGACCTCTTCGCCACCGATCCG GTATCCATTGCCAGAACGTGCAACTGCATGTACGCACTGCTGCAGCAGCGCCAGAGAGACATCGAGTTCCGGGAATCCACCAATGATCTACGGCAGCG TATGCAGTCAGATATTTCAAGGCTAGAAGCCAAGATCGAAAGAATGGATGCCCAATTAGCAGCAAAAGATCGAGAGCTGGCTACTTTGACCCGAACG GAGGCCAAAAATACGGCTGCTTTGAAAGCTCAGATTGAGAAGCTGCAGCAGGAACGCGACGAATTTCAAAAAATGGTTATTGGAAATCAG CAAGTACGCACCCAACAAATTCAtgaaacaaagaaaaaagaaaaggaatacATCAAACTGCAG GAGAAACTAAACCAGGTACTGatggaaaagaaaaaggaatcaTCCCGTTCAGGAATGGAAATAATGAACTTGTTGCAG AAAGAAGGACGACAACGTGGGACATGGACTGGAAAAAAGAACGATAATGACTACTACAAAATGATA GTTGATGCATATGAAGTGAAAAAGCAAGAGCTAGTCCAAGAGAATGCTGATTTGCGGGCATTGCTACGTTCGATGCAG ATGGATATGCGTGAGTTTCTCAATGCTCCAAATGGATCAGCGCAGCCTGCTGTTTCTGGAAACGGAAGGCAGGAGTCAGGATCACCGCAGTCCCCACTTGGTGGCAAGACG GATGTGTTCGACTTGCCCTTTCACATGGCCAGAGACCAGATAGAGGAGAGTTTGCGCACAAAAATGGCTTCAGTAAAG GCACGGATGACACAACTTCAAGATGCTCAAAAAGGCGCTGAAGTGACCTCGGAAGTTACCGAGCGTGAACTTGAACTTGAAGCTCAATTAGTTGAAGCCAGAAGCATCATTCAAGAGCAG GCGACCATAATGTCTAAGCACTTCTCCAAGTCTGATAAACCAAG GAGGTTAAGTGGCCTGGATGCTGAGCGTGAGGCGATTCATTCTGCCTCTGCAGATACCTAA
- the LOC124682841 gene encoding afadin- and alpha-actinin-binding protein-like isoform X1, producing the protein MSVSSRFELRASSALHQPPPPVGMSGDGGTFADAGNLDHCAKYLNQTLVTFGFPASLDLFATDPVSIARTCNCMYALLQQRQRDIEFRESTNDLRQRMQSDISRLEAKIERMDAQLAAKDRELATLTRTEAKNTAALKAQIEKLQQERDEFQKMVIGNQQVRTQQIHETKKKEKEYIKLQEKLNQVLMEKKKESSRSGMEIMNLLQKEGRQRGTWTGKKNDNDYYKMIVDAYEVKKQELVQENADLRALLRSMQMDMREFLNAPNGSAQPAVSGNGRQESGSPQSPLGGKTDVFDLPFHMARDQIEESLRTKMASVKARMTQLQDAQKGAEVTSEVTERELELEAQLVEARSIIQEQATIMSKHFSKSDKPSRRLSGLDAEREAIHSASADT; encoded by the exons ATGTCGGTCTCGTCGCGCTTCGAGCTCCgg GCATCCTCCGCCCTtcaccagccgccgccgcccgtcggCATGAG CGGCGATGGCGGGACGTTCGCCGACGCGGGCAACCTCGACCACTGCGCCAAGTACCTCAACCAGACGCTCGTCACCTTCGGCTTCCCGGCCTCGCTCGACCTCTTCGCCACCGATCCG GTATCCATTGCCAGAACGTGCAACTGCATGTACGCACTGCTGCAGCAGCGCCAGAGAGACATCGAGTTCCGGGAATCCACCAATGATCTACGGCAGCG TATGCAGTCAGATATTTCAAGGCTAGAAGCCAAGATCGAAAGAATGGATGCCCAATTAGCAGCAAAAGATCGAGAGCTGGCTACTTTGACCCGAACG GAGGCCAAAAATACGGCTGCTTTGAAAGCTCAGATTGAGAAGCTGCAGCAGGAACGCGACGAATTTCAAAAAATGGTTATTGGAAATCAG CAAGTACGCACCCAACAAATTCAtgaaacaaagaaaaaagaaaaggaatacATCAAACTGCAG GAGAAACTAAACCAGGTACTGatggaaaagaaaaaggaatcaTCCCGTTCAGGAATGGAAATAATGAACTTGTTGCAG AAAGAAGGACGACAACGTGGGACATGGACTGGAAAAAAGAACGATAATGACTACTACAAAATGATA GTTGATGCATATGAAGTGAAAAAGCAAGAGCTAGTCCAAGAGAATGCTGATTTGCGGGCATTGCTACGTTCGATGCAG ATGGATATGCGTGAGTTTCTCAATGCTCCAAATGGATCAGCGCAGCCTGCTGTTTCTGGAAACGGAAGGCAGGAGTCAGGATCACCGCAGTCCCCACTTGGTGGCAAGACG GATGTGTTCGACTTGCCCTTTCACATGGCCAGAGACCAGATAGAGGAGAGTTTGCGCACAAAAATGGCTTCAGTAAAG GCACGGATGACACAACTTCAAGATGCTCAAAAAGGCGCTGAAGTGACCTCGGAAGTTACCGAGCGTGAACTTGAACTTGAAGCTCAATTAGTTGAAGCCAGAAGCATCATTCAAGAGCAG GCGACCATAATGTCTAAGCACTTCTCCAAGTCTGATAAACCAAG CAGGAGGTTAAGTGGCCTGGATGCTGAGCGTGAGGCGATTCATTCTGCCTCTGCAGATACCTAA